Proteins encoded within one genomic window of Spirulina major PCC 6313:
- a CDS encoding CPBP family intramembrane glutamic endopeptidase has protein sequence MTLPYTKIAALPVFWRVGVFLLGLAVLWVPLALPLHLLLRSDPNTETIATMGLLFIEFFVLVWFWGRRVKQRDRPFAYYGLVWTRQNGLYCLHGLALGTGMTIALFLTMAAFGWVEFVTADYVVRVMVEGLGVALGVGLAEEFVFRGWLLDELETDYSPSVALWGSAVLFAIAHYLKPVAEMIRTFPQFPSLVLLGLILVWAKRQTQHRLGLPIGLHSGLVWGYYIINVGALVQYRDRVPPWVTGIDRNPLAGLLGITFLIVLALWVRRRGDGICEDRPQGTS, from the coding sequence GTGACATTACCCTATACGAAAATTGCTGCACTCCCCGTTTTCTGGCGCGTGGGAGTGTTTCTGTTGGGATTAGCCGTGCTCTGGGTTCCCCTAGCGTTACCGCTGCATCTCCTGCTCCGTTCTGACCCCAACACCGAAACCATCGCCACGATGGGGCTGTTGTTTATCGAGTTTTTCGTGCTTGTGTGGTTTTGGGGGCGACGGGTGAAACAACGCGATCGCCCCTTTGCCTATTACGGTTTGGTCTGGACACGCCAAAATGGTCTCTATTGTCTCCATGGTTTGGCCCTCGGCACGGGCATGACGATCGCGCTCTTTCTGACCATGGCAGCCTTTGGCTGGGTGGAGTTTGTGACCGCCGATTATGTGGTGCGGGTGATGGTTGAGGGCCTTGGGGTAGCCTTGGGGGTGGGGCTGGCGGAAGAGTTTGTGTTTCGGGGCTGGTTATTGGATGAACTGGAAACTGACTATTCCCCCTCGGTGGCGTTGTGGGGTAGTGCGGTACTGTTTGCGATCGCCCACTACCTCAAACCCGTGGCCGAAATGATCCGCACCTTTCCCCAATTTCCCAGCCTCGTCCTCCTCGGCCTAATCCTCGTCTGGGCCAAACGTCAAACCCAGCACCGCCTTGGCCTTCCCATTGGTCTTCACAGCGGCCTCGTGTGGGGGTACTACATCATCAATGTTGGGGCATTGGTACAGTACCGCGATCGCGTCCCCCCCTGGGTCACCGGCATCGATCGCAACCCCCTCGCCGGCCTACTCGGCATCACCTTCTTGATTGTCCTCGCCCTCTGGGTGCGTCGGCGCGGCGATGGAATCTGCGAGGATCGGCCCCAGGGGACGAGTTAA
- the recQ gene encoding DNA helicase RecQ, whose translation MYHVNHLESTLKEFFGYDTFRPGQREIIEAALQQRDLLAIMPTGAGKSLCFQLPALLQPGLMVVVSPLIALMQDQVDALVDNGIGATFLNSSLDREAMRSRQADILNGKIKLLYAAPERLVNDNFLPFLDHVKTTVGISGFAIDEAHCVSEWGHDFRPEYRRLNFLRQRYPDIAMLAFTATATARVQQDILSQLRLRNPHRYLASFNRPNLYYEVRKREKQSYGQLLQAIREQQGGSGIIYCISRRKVDEVAARLQRDRIAALPYHAGLDAQQRAENQTRFIRDDVQIIVATIAFGMGINKPDVRFVFHYELPRNLEGYYQESGRAGRDAEPSNCILFFSLSDIPRLEYLIDQKPDETERRIARQQMQQVLDYAEGTDCRRTIQLGYFGEQFPGDCGGCDNCCNPPPVEDWTVEAQKLLSCVARCQQRFGTTHIIDVLRGSLNQKVKKYGHDRLSTHGIGKDRSTEDWKLLARSLLHQGLVSETTDGFRVLFLNDNSWEVLRHQRPVKIAVPRRSGGRAIAETSETAIAAELLFDELRHLRKQLADEQGVPPYFIFSDSSLRAMAKKQPTTLDQFSRVSGVGTVKRQRYGQTFVDLIRQFFALQPQDPDTIQPRHGLTATQAHTLHLYHQGLTVAEIAAQRSLKDSTILGHLSEAIAVGEVIDVDRLVSPERQAEILKVMPTHGDRSLTQIREHLGPDYDFGEIRLMRGVWQQQQQAF comes from the coding sequence ATGTACCACGTTAATCATCTTGAAAGTACCCTGAAGGAATTTTTTGGGTACGACACCTTCCGACCCGGACAGCGCGAGATCATTGAAGCGGCGCTGCAACAGCGGGATTTGCTTGCGATTATGCCCACGGGGGCGGGGAAATCTCTGTGTTTTCAACTGCCGGCCCTGTTGCAGCCGGGGTTGATGGTGGTGGTGTCGCCGTTGATTGCCTTGATGCAGGATCAGGTGGATGCCCTGGTGGATAACGGGATCGGGGCGACGTTTTTGAATAGTAGTTTGGATCGTGAGGCGATGCGATCGCGCCAAGCCGACATCCTCAACGGCAAAATCAAACTCCTCTACGCCGCCCCGGAACGTTTGGTGAATGACAATTTTTTACCCTTTTTAGATCACGTCAAAACCACGGTGGGGATCAGTGGGTTTGCCATTGATGAAGCCCATTGTGTGTCCGAATGGGGCCATGATTTTCGCCCCGAATATCGCCGCCTCAATTTCCTGCGCCAGCGTTACCCCGACATTGCGATGCTGGCCTTCACCGCCACCGCCACCGCCCGCGTCCAGCAGGATATTCTTTCCCAACTGCGCCTCCGGAATCCCCATCGTTATCTCGCCAGCTTCAACCGCCCCAACCTCTACTACGAAGTCCGCAAACGGGAAAAACAAAGCTACGGCCAACTGCTCCAGGCGATCCGGGAACAGCAGGGCGGCTCTGGGATTATTTATTGCATCAGTCGGCGCAAGGTGGATGAGGTGGCGGCACGGTTGCAGCGCGATCGCATTGCCGCCCTGCCCTACCACGCAGGTCTCGATGCCCAACAGCGGGCCGAAAATCAAACCCGCTTCATCCGGGACGATGTGCAGATTATCGTCGCCACGATCGCCTTTGGGATGGGGATCAATAAACCTGATGTGCGGTTTGTCTTCCATTACGAACTGCCCCGCAACCTCGAAGGCTACTACCAAGAATCCGGGCGGGCCGGTCGTGATGCGGAGCCGTCAAACTGCATTCTCTTTTTTAGCCTCTCGGACATTCCCCGCCTCGAATACCTAATCGACCAAAAACCCGACGAAACCGAACGCCGCATCGCCCGCCAACAGATGCAACAAGTCCTTGACTATGCCGAGGGCACGGACTGCCGCCGTACGATCCAATTGGGCTATTTTGGCGAACAGTTTCCCGGTGATTGTGGGGGCTGTGATAATTGCTGTAACCCGCCGCCGGTGGAGGATTGGACGGTGGAGGCGCAAAAGCTGCTCTCCTGTGTGGCCCGCTGTCAGCAACGCTTTGGTACGACGCACATTATCGATGTGCTGCGGGGATCACTCAATCAGAAGGTGAAAAAGTACGGTCACGATCGCCTTTCCACCCACGGCATCGGCAAAGACCGCAGCACCGAAGATTGGAAACTGTTGGCGCGATCGCTCCTCCATCAGGGCCTTGTGAGTGAGACCACCGATGGGTTTCGGGTGCTATTTCTCAATGACAACAGCTGGGAAGTGCTGCGCCATCAACGCCCGGTCAAGATTGCCGTGCCGCGCCGCAGTGGAGGACGCGCGATCGCAGAAACCAGCGAAACAGCGATCGCCGCTGAACTCCTCTTTGACGAACTGCGCCACCTTCGCAAACAACTGGCCGATGAGCAGGGTGTCCCCCCCTACTTCATTTTCTCCGACTCCAGTCTCCGCGCCATGGCTAAAAAACAGCCTACAACTCTCGATCAATTCAGCCGTGTGTCCGGAGTCGGGACGGTGAAACGTCAACGCTACGGACAAACCTTTGTGGATCTGATCCGTCAATTCTTCGCCCTGCAACCCCAAGACCCCGATACCATCCAACCTCGGCATGGCCTCACCGCCACTCAAGCCCATACCCTCCACCTTTATCACCAAGGTCTCACTGTGGCGGAGATTGCCGCCCAGCGTAGCCTGAAAGATAGCACGATTTTAGGGCATCTCAGTGAGGCGATCGCTGTGGGGGAAGTGATCGACGTAGATCGCCTTGTGTCACCTGAGCGTCAGGCCGAGATTTTGAAGGTGATGCCCACCCATGGCGATCGCAGCCTCACCCAAATTCGCGAGCATCTCGGCCCCGACTACGATTTTGGCGAAATCCGCCTCATGCGGGGCGTGTGGCAACAACAACAGCAGGCGTTTTAA
- a CDS encoding peroxiredoxin family protein, whose protein sequence is MQALKLQGLFNARFLKNLLPIPATNRLERSQRVPNFLLPDVANRTTVKLSDFVGKHPVLLDFTRIFTENHYCPLCYPHLVALNEQYETFAAQGIAVLLVTSTDTRQSQRVVQDLGLKLPVLSNPSCDVFRLFQTGQALGAPLPAQFVIDLEGRLQAKHLFSFLEPNAPIAQLQMWCDQTLTRPLGPILADSIAAPTHPEGEDNQEGDAE, encoded by the coding sequence ATGCAAGCCCTGAAACTCCAAGGATTGTTTAACGCTCGGTTTTTGAAAAATCTGCTGCCGATTCCGGCGACGAATCGACTGGAGCGATCGCAGCGTGTCCCTAATTTTCTCTTGCCGGATGTGGCGAATCGGACGACGGTGAAGCTCTCGGATTTTGTGGGGAAACATCCGGTTTTGCTGGACTTCACCCGCATTTTTACCGAAAACCACTATTGCCCCCTCTGCTACCCCCATCTTGTGGCGTTGAATGAGCAGTATGAGACGTTCGCGGCGCAGGGGATTGCGGTGTTGCTGGTGACGAGTACGGATACGCGGCAAAGTCAGCGGGTGGTGCAGGATTTGGGGCTGAAGCTGCCGGTGTTGAGTAATCCGAGTTGTGATGTGTTTCGGCTGTTTCAGACGGGGCAGGCCTTGGGTGCGCCGCTGCCGGCTCAGTTTGTGATCGATTTGGAGGGGCGGTTACAGGCGAAGCATTTGTTTTCGTTTTTGGAGCCGAATGCGCCGATCGCACAATTACAAATGTGGTGCGACCAGACGTTAACTCGTCCCCTGGGGCCGATCCTCGCAGATTCCATCGCCGCGCCGACGCACCCAGAGGGCGAGGACAATCAAGAAGGTGATGCCGAGTAG
- a CDS encoding PBP1A family penicillin-binding protein codes for MATSTVRKKQDSKNPRSTPDNFLLGVAKVAGGTVLGITMLSSSIIAGGLVGLAISFRNLPDVRVLKNFAPTETTYIYDVKGKILDSLHGEHNREVVPLERISPDLKRAVLAIEDSHFYLHDGINPNSIGRALVANWRSGGVVEGGSTITMQLVKNLFLSRDRTISRKLAEAVLAIRIEQIFAKDHILEMYLNNIYWGHNSYGVETAAQSYFKKSAADLNLAEATVMAGLIQAPEDYSPFIDYQETKRRQSLVLSRMEGLGWITAAEAQEARATPLLIGQPTAWKSSELPYITEAVIGELQRRFGEDAVLQGGMRVQTTVDYSFQRMAEENVAEAHQRLRARGLYADQVALVAVDPRTHFVKALVGGVNYKESQFNRAIQSLRQPGSAFKPFVYYTAFASGKYTPYSVVEDTPVKYRDGSAYYEPQNYGGSFAGAMSVRDSLIQSRNIPAVKLGQAVGIDKVIEICRTLGIKSPLDPVVSLPLGSIGVTPMEMAGAYATFASNGWHSDPTIIVRVTDSSGNVILDNTPKPRLVLDPWAAASLTSSLQGVVQGGGTAPQANLGRPAAGKTGTTTSERDVWFVGYTPQLSTAVWIGNDNYRPLGKGVTGGGYAAPIWRDFMREALKNEPVLQFPAASKFPRPKS; via the coding sequence GTGGCGACTAGCACTGTTCGGAAAAAGCAGGACTCCAAAAATCCCCGTTCTACCCCTGATAATTTTTTACTTGGGGTTGCTAAAGTCGCCGGTGGAACTGTTTTGGGCATCACCATGCTTAGTAGCTCCATCATCGCTGGTGGGCTGGTGGGCCTCGCCATCAGCTTTCGCAACCTGCCCGATGTGCGGGTACTCAAAAACTTCGCCCCCACCGAAACCACCTACATCTACGACGTGAAGGGCAAAATCCTCGACAGTCTCCACGGCGAGCACAACCGCGAAGTTGTCCCCCTCGAACGGATTTCCCCCGATCTCAAACGCGCTGTTCTTGCGATCGAAGATAGCCACTTCTACCTCCACGACGGCATCAACCCCAACAGCATCGGCCGCGCCCTCGTCGCCAACTGGCGCAGTGGTGGTGTTGTGGAAGGGGGGTCTACGATCACCATGCAATTGGTGAAAAACCTCTTTTTGTCCCGCGATCGCACCATTTCCCGCAAACTCGCCGAAGCCGTCCTCGCCATTCGGATCGAGCAAATTTTCGCCAAAGACCACATCCTAGAGATGTACCTCAACAACATCTACTGGGGTCACAACAGCTACGGCGTGGAAACCGCCGCCCAAAGCTACTTTAAAAAATCCGCCGCCGATCTCAACCTTGCCGAAGCCACTGTCATGGCGGGCTTGATCCAAGCCCCGGAAGACTACAGCCCCTTCATCGACTACCAAGAAACCAAGCGCCGCCAAAGCCTCGTCCTGTCCCGCATGGAAGGGCTGGGCTGGATCACCGCCGCCGAAGCCCAAGAAGCCCGCGCCACCCCCCTCCTGATCGGCCAACCCACCGCCTGGAAAAGTAGCGAACTTCCCTACATCACCGAAGCCGTGATCGGCGAACTCCAACGCCGCTTTGGGGAAGATGCTGTCCTCCAAGGTGGCATGCGCGTCCAAACCACGGTTGACTACTCCTTCCAACGAATGGCGGAAGAAAATGTCGCCGAAGCCCATCAACGTCTCCGCGCCCGTGGCCTCTATGCTGACCAAGTGGCTCTCGTTGCCGTTGATCCCCGCACCCACTTCGTCAAAGCCCTCGTCGGGGGGGTGAATTACAAAGAAAGCCAATTTAACCGGGCCATTCAATCCCTCCGCCAACCCGGTTCTGCCTTTAAACCCTTCGTCTACTACACTGCCTTCGCTAGCGGTAAATATACCCCCTATTCCGTCGTGGAAGATACCCCCGTGAAATACCGCGATGGGTCAGCGTACTACGAACCCCAAAACTACGGGGGCAGTTTTGCCGGGGCAATGTCGGTGCGAGATTCCCTGATTCAGTCTCGGAATATTCCGGCGGTGAAATTGGGTCAAGCCGTGGGCATTGATAAGGTGATTGAAATCTGTCGCACCTTGGGGATTAAAAGCCCCCTTGATCCGGTGGTGTCCCTGCCCTTGGGGTCGATTGGGGTTACGCCAATGGAAATGGCGGGAGCCTATGCCACCTTTGCGAGTAACGGCTGGCATTCTGACCCGACGATTATTGTGCGGGTTACCGATAGCAGTGGTAATGTCATTCTCGACAATACCCCTAAGCCTCGCTTGGTGCTTGATCCCTGGGCGGCTGCTTCGTTAACGTCGTCCCTGCAAGGCGTTGTCCAAGGGGGCGGCACAGCACCCCAGGCTAATTTGGGTCGTCCGGCGGCGGGAAAAACTGGTACGACGACTTCGGAGCGGGATGTGTGGTTTGTGGGGTATACGCCGCAACTTTCGACGGCGGTTTGGATTGGGAATGATAATTATCGACCGCTGGGGAAAGGGGTGACGGGTGGGGGCTACGCGGCTCCGATTTGGCGTGATTTCATGCGTGAAGCCCTGAAAAATGAACCTGTATTACAGTTCCCGGCTGCCTCAAAATTCCCCCGTCCGAAGAGTTAG
- the clpS gene encoding ATP-dependent Clp protease adapter ClpS, whose product MSTEILDRPSVVQDTSTVRKPAPRYRVLLHNDDFNSMEYVVQTLMQTVPSLTQPQAVSIMMEAHNSGVALVITCAFEHAEFYCETLQNHGLSSSIEPDE is encoded by the coding sequence ATGTCTACAGAAATTCTAGATCGGCCCTCTGTGGTCCAAGACACATCAACGGTGCGCAAACCTGCCCCCCGTTACCGCGTGTTACTCCATAATGATGATTTCAACTCGATGGAGTATGTGGTGCAAACCTTAATGCAAACCGTGCCCAGTCTTACCCAACCCCAAGCCGTTAGTATTATGATGGAAGCCCACAACAGCGGCGTAGCGTTGGTGATTACCTGCGCTTTTGAGCACGCGGAATTTTACTGTGAAACGCTGCAAAATCACGGTCTGAGTAGCAGTATTGAACCCGACGAATAA
- a CDS encoding class I SAM-dependent methyltransferase, whose product MTSSPVNLPYFDRILQLLAAGDPTAITAFGKHVHWGYWEDPSHAQNTPADFRHAAEQLTHEVYSAALVGDGQTVFDIGCGFGGTIASLNEQFTGMNLTGLNIDPRQLDQARQNVTARPGNQITWVEGNACELPFADASCDRILAVECIFHFPDRRQFFQEAWRVLKPGGYLALSDFVPQAWFLPVTELNSTLSNDSGFYGQSNVQYSIETYRQLAADLGFQPHIERDITENTLPTYDFLIQTGAKNGIDWSQWSAATQTLLIALVSRLHLVKYQILSYQKPIA is encoded by the coding sequence ATGACTTCATCCCCCGTTAACCTCCCCTATTTTGACCGCATCCTCCAACTCCTCGCCGCTGGTGACCCTACCGCAATCACCGCCTTCGGTAAGCACGTCCATTGGGGCTATTGGGAAGACCCCAGCCACGCCCAAAACACCCCCGCAGACTTTCGCCACGCCGCCGAACAACTCACCCACGAAGTCTACAGTGCCGCTTTGGTGGGCGATGGGCAAACAGTTTTTGATATCGGCTGTGGTTTTGGCGGCACGATCGCCAGCCTCAATGAACAATTTACCGGCATGAATCTGACCGGCCTCAACATCGACCCCCGCCAACTTGACCAAGCCCGGCAAAACGTCACCGCCCGCCCCGGTAATCAAATCACCTGGGTGGAAGGGAACGCCTGTGAATTGCCCTTTGCGGATGCATCCTGCGATCGCATCCTCGCCGTGGAATGTATTTTTCACTTTCCCGATCGCCGCCAGTTCTTCCAAGAAGCATGGCGCGTCCTCAAACCCGGCGGCTATCTCGCCCTCTCCGACTTTGTGCCCCAAGCCTGGTTTTTGCCCGTCACCGAACTCAACAGCACCCTCAGCAACGATTCGGGCTTTTATGGTCAATCCAATGTCCAATACAGCATCGAAACCTATCGCCAACTCGCCGCCGATCTTGGCTTTCAGCCCCACATCGAGCGCGACATTACGGAAAACACCCTCCCCACCTACGATTTCCTCATCCAAACCGGAGCTAAAAACGGCATTGATTGGTCACAATGGTCTGCTGCGACCCAAACCCTGCTCATTGCCCTGGTTAGCCGCTTACATCTCGTGAAATATCAAATTCTGTCCTACCAAAAACCGATCGCATAA
- a CDS encoding DUF4870 domain-containing protein, with protein MTISPENERGWAMFCHLSSLLWIPLAAIGLPIPFASLVIPLIVWSARRRESNFIDYHGRESLNFQISMLIYGFILVLIGLGIGVFVILVFGFEQFNPNDPTAIVGAMAGAFAYIAFLIVWAAIQTIIVVIIGVQAVQGKKSRYPLTIRFIPASKSL; from the coding sequence ATGACCATTTCGCCAGAAAACGAGCGCGGCTGGGCGATGTTTTGCCATCTGTCCTCCTTACTCTGGATTCCCCTCGCCGCGATCGGTCTTCCCATTCCCTTTGCCAGCCTCGTCATCCCCCTGATCGTCTGGTCAGCCCGTCGCCGCGAATCCAACTTCATCGACTACCACGGTCGCGAATCCCTCAACTTCCAAATTTCCATGCTGATCTATGGCTTTATTTTGGTGCTGATCGGCTTAGGAATTGGAGTTTTTGTCATCTTGGTGTTCGGATTTGAACAATTTAATCCCAACGATCCCACCGCCATCGTCGGGGCAATGGCCGGAGCCTTCGCCTACATCGCCTTTTTGATCGTTTGGGCCGCAATTCAAACCATCATCGTGGTGATCATCGGAGTGCAAGCGGTGCAGGGAAAAAAATCGCGCTATCCCCTCACCATTCGATTCATCCCAGCCAGCAAGTCCTTGTAG
- the gshB gene encoding glutathione synthase produces MNIAFIIDPIATLDPTHDSSVAMMEAAQHRGHTVWITTMGSLTIKTGSPWAQLTPVTLDPVQLVAGHWHAPDPWYRLGQTVFQSLTTMDVVMMRQDPPVTIPYLYVTQILDLLDPSQTLVINRPRGVQAANEKLYALNFPDAIPTTIVTASKAVILDFLAEQGSVVLKPLAGKGGEGILFLQEGDRNTNSLIEISTQWGTMPIMLQQYLPAATEGDKRIILLDGKAIGAVNRIPTGSDFRGNMAVGGRVATVDITPREQDICAMVAPRLQADGLYFVGLDVIGGHLTEVNVTSPTGIREIDRLNGVSLGDQVIAGLE; encoded by the coding sequence GTGAATATCGCCTTTATTATTGACCCAATCGCAACACTCGATCCCACCCACGACAGCAGCGTGGCAATGATGGAGGCGGCGCAGCATCGCGGCCACACCGTTTGGATCACCACCATGGGCAGCCTCACGATCAAAACCGGGTCACCCTGGGCCCAACTCACCCCGGTCACCCTTGATCCCGTGCAACTCGTAGCGGGCCATTGGCACGCCCCTGATCCTTGGTATCGCTTGGGTCAAACAGTGTTTCAATCCCTCACCACCATGGATGTGGTGATGATGCGCCAAGATCCGCCCGTCACCATCCCCTATCTTTATGTCACCCAGATCTTAGACCTCCTCGATCCATCCCAAACCCTCGTGATTAACCGGCCTCGCGGCGTTCAGGCAGCCAACGAAAAACTCTACGCCCTGAATTTTCCCGACGCGATCCCCACCACCATTGTCACCGCAAGCAAAGCGGTGATTTTGGACTTTTTAGCCGAGCAGGGATCGGTGGTGTTAAAACCATTGGCAGGGAAAGGGGGCGAGGGGATTCTCTTTTTGCAAGAGGGCGATCGCAACACCAACTCCCTGATCGAAATCAGCACCCAATGGGGCACGATGCCGATCATGCTCCAGCAATATCTCCCCGCCGCCACCGAGGGCGATAAACGGATCATCCTGCTAGACGGAAAAGCGATCGGTGCTGTCAACCGCATCCCCACCGGCAGCGACTTTCGCGGCAACATGGCCGTCGGGGGTCGCGTCGCCACCGTGGACATCACCCCCCGCGAGCAAGACATTTGCGCCATGGTCGCCCCCCGCCTCCAAGCCGACGGCCTCTACTTTGTCGGCCTCGATGTGATCGGTGGCCACCTCACCGAAGTCAACGTCACCAGCCCCACTGGTATCCGAGAAATTGACCGCCTCAACGGGGTGTCCTTAGGGGACCAAGTGATTGCCGGGTTAGAATAA